In one window of Azotobacter salinestris DNA:
- the sixA gene encoding phosphohistidine phosphatase SixA, whose protein sequence is MKLWLLRHGEAEPHARTDAERELTRHGRKEVHQAALHLIGRPLRTILCSPYVRARQTAELVEDLLDGGLHLQVADWLTPDDDPRQVLDLLAERSEEELLLVSHQPFVGALAGLLIHGHLQDPVPMQTASLAELEGELPLAGAMYLRALHHPGHKHH, encoded by the coding sequence ATGAAACTCTGGTTGTTGCGACATGGCGAGGCCGAGCCGCACGCCCGTACCGATGCCGAGCGCGAGCTGACCCGGCACGGCCGCAAGGAGGTCCATCAGGCGGCCTTGCACCTGATCGGCCGGCCCCTGCGGACGATTCTCTGCAGCCCCTATGTGCGTGCCCGGCAGACTGCCGAACTGGTGGAGGATCTGCTCGATGGCGGGCTGCACCTGCAGGTGGCCGACTGGCTGACGCCGGACGACGATCCGCGCCAGGTCCTCGACCTGCTGGCCGAGCGCAGCGAGGAGGAGCTTCTGCTGGTCAGCCACCAGCCCTTCGTCGGTGCACTGGCCGGCCTGCTGATCCATGGCCACCTGCAGGACCCGGTGCCCATGCAGACCGCCAGCCTGGCCGAGCTGGAGGGCGAGCTGCCGCTGGCCGGCGCCATGTATCTGCGTGCCCTCCATCATCCGGGGCACAAGCACCATTAG
- a CDS encoding NAD(P)H-dependent glycerol-3-phosphate dehydrogenase, which produces MIARQPIAVLGGGSFGTALANLLAENGQAVRLWMRDPEQAEAIRTQRENPRYLKGVKVLPGVEPVIDLAATVAGSELIFVVLPSSALRQALQPVSALLAGKMLVSTTKGIEAQSFKLMSQIIEEIAPAARIGVLSGPNLAREIAEHALTATVIASEDEALCRAVQAVLHGRTFRVYASGDRFGAELGGALKNVYAIMAGMAAALGMGENTKSMLITRALAEMTRFAARLGANPMTFLGLAGVGDLIVTCTSPKSRNYQVGYALGQGLSLEEAVARLGEVAEGVNTLRVLKAKAEELGVYMPLVAGLHAILFEGRTLAQVIEALMTGEPKTDVDFISTSGF; this is translated from the coding sequence ATGATTGCAAGACAACCCATCGCGGTGCTCGGCGGCGGCAGCTTCGGCACGGCGCTCGCCAACCTGCTGGCGGAGAACGGCCAGGCCGTGCGGCTGTGGATGCGCGATCCGGAGCAGGCCGAGGCGATCCGCACGCAGCGGGAGAATCCGCGCTACCTGAAGGGCGTCAAGGTACTGCCCGGCGTCGAGCCGGTCATCGATCTCGCCGCCACGGTTGCCGGCAGCGAGCTGATCTTCGTCGTGCTGCCCTCCAGCGCCCTGCGCCAGGCGCTGCAGCCGGTGTCCGCGCTGCTGGCCGGGAAGATGCTGGTCAGCACCACCAAGGGAATCGAGGCGCAGAGCTTCAAGCTGATGAGCCAGATCATCGAGGAGATCGCTCCTGCGGCGCGCATCGGCGTGCTTTCCGGGCCGAACCTGGCGCGGGAGATCGCCGAGCATGCGCTGACCGCCACGGTCATCGCCAGCGAGGACGAGGCACTGTGCCGGGCGGTGCAGGCCGTGCTGCACGGGCGCACCTTCCGCGTTTACGCCAGCGGCGACCGCTTCGGCGCCGAGCTCGGCGGGGCGCTGAAGAACGTCTACGCGATCATGGCCGGCATGGCCGCCGCGCTGGGCATGGGCGAGAACACCAAGAGCATGCTGATCACCCGCGCCCTCGCCGAGATGACGCGCTTCGCCGCACGGCTCGGCGCCAACCCCATGACTTTCCTCGGCCTGGCCGGGGTTGGCGACCTGATCGTCACCTGCACTTCGCCGAAGAGCCGCAACTATCAGGTGGGTTATGCCCTCGGCCAGGGCCTCAGTCTGGAGGAGGCGGTGGCGCGTCTCGGCGAGGTGGCCGAAGGGGTCAACACCCTGCGGGTGCTCAAGGCCAAGGCCGAGGAGCTCGGCGTCTACATGCCTCTGGTCGCCGGCCTCCACGCCATCCTGTTCGAAGGGCGCACCCTGGCCCAGGTCATCGAGGCACTGATGACCGGCGAGCCGAAGACGGATGTGGACTTCATTTCCACCAGTGGCTTCTGA
- the fabA gene encoding 3-hydroxyacyl-[acyl-carrier-protein] dehydratase FabA, protein MTKQHAYTREDLLRCARGELFGPGNAQLPAPNMLMVDRITHISDTGGKYGKGEMVAELDINPDLWFFACHFEGDPVMPGCLGLDAMWQLVGFYLGWQGNPGRGRALGSGEVKFFGQVLPTAKKLTYNIHIKRTISRSLILGIADGTVSVDGREIYSAEGLRVGLFTSTDSF, encoded by the coding sequence ATGACCAAACAACACGCCTATACCCGGGAAGACCTGCTGCGCTGCGCTCGCGGCGAGCTGTTCGGTCCGGGTAATGCGCAACTGCCCGCCCCCAATATGTTGATGGTTGATCGCATCACGCATATCAGCGACACCGGCGGCAAGTACGGCAAGGGCGAAATGGTCGCCGAACTGGACATCAACCCGGACCTGTGGTTCTTCGCCTGCCACTTCGAAGGGGATCCGGTCATGCCGGGCTGCCTGGGCCTCGACGCCATGTGGCAGCTGGTCGGCTTCTACCTGGGCTGGCAGGGCAATCCGGGCCGCGGCCGGGCCCTGGGCTCGGGCGAAGTCAAATTCTTCGGCCAGGTGCTGCCGACGGCGAAGAAACTCACCTACAACATCCACATCAAGCGCACCATCAGCCGCTCGCTGATCCTCGGCATCGCCGACGGCACCGTCAGCGTCGATGGCCGCGAGATCTACAGTGCCGAAGGCCTGCGCGTCGGCCTGTTCACCTCTACCGACAGCTTCTGA
- the fabB gene encoding beta-ketoacyl-ACP synthase I, translating into MRRVVITGLGIVSCLGNDKDTVSANLRAGRPGIRHNPSYAEMGLRSQVSGSIDLDLEALIDRKVYRFMGDAAAFAYLSMEQAIKDAGLSAEEISNPRVGLIAGSGGASTFNQMEAMDILREKGVKRVGPYRVPRTMGSTVSACLATPFKIKGVNYSISSACATSAHCIGSAMEQILMGKQDMVFAGGGEEEHWSQSFLFDAMGALSTQYNDTPEKASRAYDAKRDGFVIAGGGGMVVVEELEHALKRGAKIYAEIIGYGATSDGYDMVAPSGEGAVRCMQLALSTVDTPIDYLNTHGTSTPVGDVAEAKAVRTVFGDKAPAISSTKSLSGHSLGAAGVQEAIYSLLMMEGNFIAGSANIEELDPEVADLPIVQKTRENVTLNTVMSNSFGFGGTNATLVFKRWQG; encoded by the coding sequence ATGCGTCGCGTCGTGATCACTGGCCTCGGCATCGTATCCTGCCTGGGCAATGACAAGGACACCGTATCCGCCAACCTGCGTGCCGGCCGGCCAGGGATTCGCCACAACCCCTCCTACGCCGAAATGGGCCTGCGCAGCCAGGTATCCGGTTCCATCGACCTGGACCTGGAAGCGCTGATCGACCGCAAGGTCTACCGCTTCATGGGTGACGCCGCCGCCTTCGCCTACCTGTCCATGGAACAGGCGATCAAGGATGCCGGCCTGAGCGCGGAAGAGATCTCCAACCCGCGCGTCGGCCTGATCGCCGGCTCCGGCGGTGCCTCCACCTTCAACCAGATGGAGGCCATGGACATCCTGCGCGAGAAGGGCGTCAAGCGCGTCGGCCCGTACCGCGTGCCGCGCACCATGGGCAGCACCGTCTCCGCCTGCCTGGCCACCCCCTTCAAGATCAAGGGCGTGAACTACTCCATCTCCTCGGCCTGCGCCACCAGCGCCCACTGCATCGGCAGCGCCATGGAGCAGATCCTGATGGGCAAGCAGGACATGGTCTTCGCCGGCGGCGGCGAAGAGGAACACTGGAGCCAGAGCTTCCTGTTCGACGCCATGGGCGCCCTGTCCACCCAGTACAACGACACCCCGGAAAAGGCCTCGCGCGCCTACGACGCCAAGCGTGACGGCTTCGTCATCGCCGGCGGCGGCGGCATGGTGGTGGTCGAGGAGCTGGAACACGCCCTCAAGCGCGGCGCGAAGATCTATGCCGAAATCATCGGCTACGGTGCCACCTCCGACGGCTACGACATGGTCGCCCCGAGCGGCGAAGGCGCGGTGCGCTGCATGCAGCTGGCTTTGTCCACGGTCGACACCCCGATCGACTACCTGAACACCCACGGCACCTCAACCCCGGTCGGCGACGTGGCCGAAGCCAAGGCCGTGCGCACCGTGTTCGGCGACAAGGCCCCGGCGATCAGCTCGACCAAGAGCCTGTCCGGCCACTCGCTGGGTGCCGCCGGCGTACAGGAAGCGATCTACAGCCTGCTGATGATGGAAGGCAACTTCATTGCCGGCTCGGCCAACATCGAGGAACTGGATCCGGAAGTCGCCGATCTGCCGATCGTGCAGAAGACCCGCGAGAACGTCACCCTGAACACCGTGATGAGCAACAGCTTCGGCTTCGGTGGCACCAACGCCACCCTGGTGTTCAAGCGCTGGCAGGGCTGA
- a CDS encoding type II secretion system protein, producing the protein MPSGEAMRGQRGFTYLGVLFLVALMGGALAAAGQLWSTASQRDRERDLLWIGNQYAMALRSYHRNSPGIAQYPQSLEELLEDRRQIKRQRHLRRLYADPVTGSREWGLIRSSDGRIAGVYSLSERRPLKSANFPPGWESFEGTTRYADWQFVAEPFFRQE; encoded by the coding sequence ATGCCGAGTGGTGAGGCGATGCGCGGGCAGCGGGGCTTCACCTATCTGGGTGTGCTGTTTCTCGTCGCGCTGATGGGCGGCGCGCTGGCTGCGGCCGGCCAGCTCTGGTCCACCGCCAGCCAGCGCGACCGGGAACGCGACCTGCTGTGGATCGGCAACCAGTACGCCATGGCGCTGCGCAGCTACCACCGCAACTCGCCGGGCATCGCCCAGTATCCGCAGAGCCTCGAGGAGCTGCTGGAGGACCGCCGGCAGATCAAGCGCCAGCGCCACCTGCGCCGGCTCTATGCCGACCCCGTCACCGGCAGCCGCGAGTGGGGGCTGATCCGCTCGAGCGACGGGCGCATCGCCGGGGTGTACAGCCTGTCCGAGCGGCGCCCGCTGAAGAGCGCGAACTTTCCGCCGGGGTGGGAGAGTTTCGAGGGGACGACCCGCTATGCCGACTGGCAGTTCGTCGCCGAGCCGTTCTTCCGCCAGGAATAG
- a CDS encoding type II secretion system protein, whose protein sequence is MRRQAGFTLIELLVVMAIIASLLTIAVPRYFSSLEYSRETTLKQSLAVMRDALDQYYGDTGSYPESLETLVEQRYLRSLPVDPITERSDLWVLLPPPEGIPGGVADVRSGADGRGKDGSLYAEW, encoded by the coding sequence ATGCGACGACAGGCCGGATTCACCCTGATCGAGCTGCTGGTAGTCATGGCGATCATCGCCAGCCTGCTGACCATCGCCGTGCCGCGCTATTTCTCCAGCCTCGAGTACTCCAGGGAAACCACCCTCAAGCAGAGCCTGGCGGTGATGCGCGATGCCCTGGACCAGTACTACGGCGACACCGGCAGCTATCCGGAGAGCCTGGAGACGCTGGTGGAGCAGCGCTACCTGCGCAGCCTGCCGGTGGACCCGATCACCGAGCGCAGCGACCTGTGGGTGTTGCTGCCTCCGCCCGAGGGCATTCCCGGCGGCGTCGCCGACGTCAGGAGCGGCGCGGATGGGCGGGGGAAGGACGGCAGCCTGTATGCCGAGTGGTGA
- a CDS encoding type II secretion system protein: MSGGPGRARGFSLLELVIALAILGLLVGMAAPLTETVIRRGKEQELKTALYRIRDAIDAYKQAADAGFIEKSALGSGYPPSLEVLVEGVRDLRNPSGSKLYFLRRIPRDPFAEPGVSALESWGLRSYDSSAERPQAGEDVFDVYSLSEGRGLNGIPYREW, from the coding sequence ATGAGCGGCGGGCCGGGGCGGGCGCGCGGCTTCTCGCTGCTGGAGCTGGTGATCGCCCTGGCGATCCTCGGGCTGCTGGTCGGCATGGCTGCGCCGCTGACCGAGACGGTGATCCGCCGCGGCAAGGAGCAGGAGCTGAAAACCGCGCTGTACCGCATCCGCGACGCCATCGACGCCTACAAGCAGGCGGCCGACGCCGGCTTCATCGAAAAATCCGCCCTGGGCAGCGGCTATCCGCCTTCGCTGGAGGTGTTGGTGGAGGGCGTGCGCGACCTGCGCAACCCGTCGGGGAGCAAGCTGTATTTCCTCCGGCGGATTCCCCGCGATCCCTTCGCCGAGCCGGGCGTGAGCGCGCTGGAGAGCTGGGGGCTGCGCAGCTACGACAGTTCCGCGGAGCGCCCGCAGGCCGGCGAGGACGTCTTCGACGTTTATTCGCTGTCCGAAGGCCGCGGACTCAACGGCATTCCGTACCGGGAGTGGTAG
- a CDS encoding secretin N-terminal domain-containing protein has product MTIAMRKDARGFCLPLLLGGLLLAGCAGQPAREGIALIDQGRYEEGLAQLAEAAHRAPHDTNVQIALTTQRALVVTKLLTQAEQARTARNNEAAQVAFQRVLAIEPGNARATEGMRQIVQLRNVAEQYRQAELALARGDLVGAERLVRSILTLEPRHEGALALQAGIEGTRAQTAVTYPQLRSRLQKPVSLEFREANLKLVFEVLAQTAGMNFIFDQDVRPDLKATIYVRQVAIEDAVDLLLQQSQLKQKVVNDNTILIYPNTPQKLKDYQELVLKTFYLTNIDANTALNMVKTLLKTRDVFVDERLNTLTMRDTPDAVHLAERLFQAQDQANPEVVLELEVMEVSRKRILDLGLQWPNTFGILTEDGGDVSILSQLRGINSDRISINGAPKLKINANDSDINTLASPVLRVSNREQARIHIGERVPVVSATSTPSTQGPVITESITYLDVGLKLEVEPTIHLNDEVAIKVGLEVSNATQLARTEAGTIPIQVDTRNAVTTLRLRDGETQVLAGLMRNDQGKSGDRIPGLGDIPGIGRLFGSNKDTLSKSELVLSITPRIVRNLPYQSPYDMEFESGTETSLRLRPAALPREGDLSQRPPKKPVPLAAAEVERR; this is encoded by the coding sequence ATGACCATCGCAATGCGCAAGGATGCACGCGGCTTCTGCCTGCCGCTGTTGCTGGGCGGCCTGCTGCTGGCCGGCTGTGCCGGACAGCCTGCCAGGGAGGGCATCGCCCTGATCGACCAGGGGCGTTACGAGGAGGGGCTGGCGCAGCTCGCCGAAGCGGCACACCGGGCCCCGCACGACACCAATGTACAGATCGCCCTGACCACCCAGCGGGCGCTGGTGGTCACCAAGCTGCTGACCCAGGCCGAGCAGGCGCGCACCGCGCGCAACAACGAGGCCGCGCAGGTTGCCTTCCAGCGGGTGCTGGCCATCGAGCCGGGCAATGCCCGGGCCACCGAGGGGATGCGCCAGATCGTCCAGCTGCGCAACGTCGCCGAACAGTACCGCCAGGCCGAGCTGGCCCTGGCTCGCGGCGATCTGGTCGGGGCCGAGCGGCTGGTGCGCTCGATCCTCACCCTGGAGCCGCGGCACGAGGGCGCGCTGGCCTTGCAGGCGGGCATCGAGGGCACCCGCGCGCAGACCGCCGTCACCTATCCGCAGCTGCGCTCCAGGCTGCAGAAGCCGGTGAGCCTGGAGTTCCGCGAGGCCAACCTGAAGCTGGTGTTCGAGGTGCTGGCGCAGACTGCAGGCATGAACTTCATCTTCGACCAGGACGTGCGCCCGGACCTCAAGGCGACCATCTACGTCCGCCAGGTGGCCATCGAGGATGCGGTCGACCTGCTGCTGCAGCAGAGCCAGCTGAAGCAGAAGGTGGTCAACGACAACACCATCCTGATCTATCCGAACACCCCACAGAAGCTCAAGGACTACCAGGAGCTGGTGCTGAAGACCTTCTACCTGACCAATATCGATGCCAACACCGCGCTGAACATGGTCAAGACCCTTCTCAAGACCCGCGACGTGTTCGTCGACGAGCGCCTCAACACCCTGACCATGCGCGACACGCCGGATGCGGTGCACCTGGCCGAGCGGTTGTTCCAGGCCCAGGATCAGGCCAATCCCGAGGTGGTGCTGGAGCTGGAGGTGATGGAGGTCTCGCGCAAGCGCATCCTCGATCTCGGTCTGCAATGGCCGAATACCTTCGGCATCCTCACCGAGGACGGCGGCGACGTGAGCATTCTCAGCCAGTTGCGCGGAATCAACTCTGACCGCATTTCGATCAATGGAGCGCCGAAGCTGAAGATCAACGCCAACGACAGCGACATCAACACCTTGGCCAGCCCGGTGCTGCGGGTCAGCAACCGCGAGCAGGCGCGCATCCACATCGGCGAGCGGGTGCCGGTGGTCAGCGCCACCTCGACCCCCTCGACCCAGGGCCCGGTGATCACCGAGAGCATCACCTACCTGGATGTGGGCCTGAAGCTGGAGGTCGAGCCGACCATCCACCTGAACGACGAAGTCGCCATCAAGGTGGGGCTGGAGGTGAGCAACGCGACCCAGCTGGCACGCACGGAAGCGGGGACCATCCCGATCCAGGTGGACACCCGCAACGCGGTCACCACCCTGCGCCTGCGCGACGGCGAAACCCAGGTGCTGGCCGGCCTGATGCGCAACGACCAGGGCAAGTCGGGCGACCGCATTCCCGGGCTGGGCGACATTCCCGGCATCGGCCGGCTGTTCGGCAGCAACAAGGACACCCTGAGCAAGTCCGAGCTGGTGCTGTCGATCACTCCGCGCATCGTCCGCAACCTGCCGTACCAGAGCCCCTACGACATGGAGTTCGAGTCCGGCACCGAGACCAGCCTGCGCCTGCGTCCGGCCGCGCTGCCCCGCGAGGGCGACCTCAGCCAGCGGCCGCCGAAGAAGCCCGTGCCGCTGGCCGCCGCCGAGGTCGAGCGGCGATGA
- a CDS encoding GspMb/PilO family protein, with protein MGVHRLILRERLRRLGWPGAVGAALLVLATAHGLLGLWPAWQEREALAGRIVEARERQVRIERGVELPPQGPGQQLADFHRQLPAQPAATATIDRIYAAARAENLSLARGEYSLGIDPKTRLARYRILLPVRAGYPQLRRFLHSLLAEVPALVLEDVEFKRKEIHQTELDGRIRMTLYLSRW; from the coding sequence ATGGGCGTCCATAGGCTGATTCTCCGCGAGCGGCTCCGGCGGCTGGGCTGGCCGGGTGCCGTCGGCGCCGCGCTGCTGGTGCTGGCCACGGCCCATGGGCTGCTGGGCCTGTGGCCGGCCTGGCAGGAGCGCGAGGCGCTGGCCGGGCGCATCGTCGAAGCCCGCGAGCGTCAGGTGCGGATCGAGCGCGGCGTCGAGCTGCCGCCCCAGGGACCGGGCCAGCAACTGGCCGACTTCCATCGCCAGCTGCCGGCGCAACCGGCGGCGACCGCCACCATCGACCGCATCTATGCGGCGGCCCGGGCGGAGAACCTGTCGCTGGCCCGTGGCGAGTATTCCCTCGGCATCGACCCGAAAACCCGCCTGGCGCGCTACCGCATCCTCCTGCCGGTGCGCGCCGGCTATCCGCAGCTGCGCCGCTTCCTGCACAGCCTGCTGGCCGAGGTGCCGGCGCTGGTGCTGGAGGATGTCGAGTTCAAGCGCAAGGAAATCCATCAGACCGAACTCGACGGGCGCATTCGCATGACTCTCTATCTGTCGAGGTGGTGA
- a CDS encoding pilus assembly protein, producing MRPLELDFQRRSIASPLGWVLLATGLLLAGALWAVQQRLDADRAQAVQELARLQPEQGGEVRQAPLSKAESLAQQASLAEMRRVSAALNLPWNGLFATLEALPLKDVALLALAPDARKRLLRITAEARNLEAMLEFHQRLEDSDGLSDVSLLDHEVLVQVAERPIRFNLLATWEVPDGRP from the coding sequence ATGCGTCCGCTCGAACTCGATTTTCAGCGCCGCTCCATCGCCAGCCCGCTCGGCTGGGTGCTGCTGGCCACCGGCCTGCTTCTAGCCGGAGCGCTCTGGGCAGTGCAGCAGCGGCTCGATGCGGACCGGGCGCAGGCCGTGCAGGAGCTCGCCCGGCTGCAGCCGGAGCAGGGCGGCGAGGTCCGCCAGGCGCCGCTGTCGAAGGCCGAGAGCCTGGCCCAGCAGGCCAGCCTGGCGGAAATGCGCCGGGTCTCGGCGGCGCTGAACCTCCCGTGGAACGGGCTGTTCGCCACCCTGGAGGCGTTGCCGCTCAAGGACGTCGCCCTGCTTGCCCTGGCCCCGGATGCGCGCAAGCGGCTGCTGCGCATCACCGCCGAGGCGCGCAATCTGGAGGCGATGCTGGAGTTCCATCAGCGCCTCGAGGACAGCGACGGTTTGAGCGACGTGTCCCTGCTCGATCACGAGGTGCTCGTCCAGGTGGCGGAGCGGCCGATCCGCTTCAATCTGCTGGCGACCTGGGAGGTGCCGGATGGGCGTCCATAG
- a CDS encoding GspE/PulE family protein: MDSLSPGSAAGGDGPATETAGEARFAAPLLREARERAASGGGRVLEALEALAGLAPEEFVRRLGATLHYPVLDGETLFASRPAFERLALAQALKREFAVVRLDEREVGVFADPFDDDRLAWIDACLEGAPLYLVHPADLAGYLARHEEAFQAVESLGADAAGSVEAETVENLSLARISEDSSVVVKLVNSTLYDALKMHASDIHLGMTGNGLVIKYRIDGVLNSIGRVQGSEIADQVISRIKVMAELDIGEKRVPQDGRFKVGIHGRQIDFRVSIMPSIFGEDAVLRVLDKQDLADRVSGVSLEALGFEEATLRSLRRLAAEPYGMVLVTGPTGSGKTTTLYAMITEINHGVDKIITIEDPVEYQLPGVLQIPVNEKKGLTFARGLRSILRHDPDKIMVGEIRDPETAQIAVQSALTGHLVFTTIHANNVFDVIGRFVQMEVDPYSFVSALNAVLAQRLVRLVCPDCAAPVAPSEEELLTSGLDPAGVGDFRFVQGSGCGRCRGSGYRGRKAIAELLLLDDEIRQMIVERQPISQIKELARRRGLRLLRSSAVELVRSGRTTLEEINRVTFVG; the protein is encoded by the coding sequence ATGGACAGTCTTTCTCCAGGGAGCGCGGCCGGCGGCGATGGGCCGGCCACGGAGACGGCGGGCGAGGCCCGCTTCGCGGCGCCGCTGCTGCGCGAGGCCCGCGAGCGAGCGGCGAGCGGCGGCGGGCGGGTACTCGAGGCGCTGGAGGCACTGGCCGGGCTGGCGCCTGAGGAGTTCGTCCGCCGCCTGGGGGCGACCCTGCATTATCCGGTGCTGGACGGCGAGACGCTGTTCGCCAGCCGCCCGGCGTTCGAGCGGCTGGCGCTGGCCCAGGCGCTCAAGCGCGAGTTCGCCGTGGTCCGCCTGGACGAGCGCGAGGTCGGGGTGTTCGCCGATCCCTTCGACGACGACCGCCTGGCCTGGATCGACGCCTGCCTGGAGGGCGCGCCGCTGTACCTGGTGCATCCGGCCGATCTGGCCGGCTACCTGGCGCGCCACGAGGAGGCCTTCCAGGCCGTCGAGTCGCTGGGCGCCGACGCCGCCGGCTCGGTCGAGGCCGAGACGGTGGAGAACCTGTCGCTGGCGCGGATCAGCGAGGACTCCAGCGTGGTGGTCAAGCTGGTCAATTCGACCCTCTACGACGCGCTGAAGATGCACGCCAGCGACATCCACCTGGGCATGACCGGCAACGGCCTGGTGATCAAGTACCGCATCGACGGGGTGCTCAACTCCATCGGCCGGGTGCAGGGTAGCGAGATCGCCGACCAGGTGATCTCGCGGATCAAGGTGATGGCCGAACTGGACATCGGCGAGAAGCGGGTGCCCCAGGACGGCCGTTTCAAGGTCGGCATCCACGGCCGGCAGATCGACTTCCGGGTGTCGATCATGCCGAGCATCTTCGGCGAGGACGCGGTGCTGCGGGTGCTCGACAAGCAGGATCTGGCCGACCGCGTCAGCGGCGTCAGCCTGGAGGCGCTGGGCTTCGAGGAGGCGACCCTGCGCAGCCTGCGCCGGCTGGCCGCCGAGCCCTACGGCATGGTGCTGGTGACCGGCCCCACCGGCAGCGGCAAGACCACCACCCTGTACGCGATGATCACCGAGATCAACCACGGGGTGGACAAGATCATCACCATCGAGGACCCGGTGGAATACCAACTGCCCGGGGTGCTGCAGATCCCGGTCAACGAGAAGAAGGGCCTGACCTTCGCCCGCGGCCTGCGCTCGATCCTGCGCCACGATCCGGACAAGATCATGGTCGGCGAGATCCGCGACCCGGAGACCGCGCAGATCGCCGTGCAGTCGGCGCTCACCGGCCACCTGGTGTTCACCACCATCCACGCCAACAACGTGTTCGACGTGATCGGCCGTTTCGTGCAGATGGAGGTCGATCCCTACAGCTTCGTCTCCGCGCTCAACGCGGTGCTCGCCCAGCGCCTGGTGCGCCTGGTCTGCCCGGACTGCGCCGCGCCCGTCGCGCCGAGCGAGGAGGAGCTCCTGACTTCCGGGCTGGACCCGGCCGGAGTCGGCGATTTCCGCTTCGTCCAGGGCAGCGGCTGCGGGCGCTGCCGCGGCTCGGGCTATCGCGGGCGCAAGGCGATCGCCGAGCTCTTGCTGCTCGACGACGAGATCCGCCAGATGATCGTCGAGCGCCAGCCCATCTCGCAGATCAAGGAACTGGCCCGCCGCCGCGGGCTGCGCCTGTTGCGCAGCTCGGCGGTGGAACTGGTGCGCAGCGGAAGGACCACCCTGGAGGAGATCAACCGTGTCACTTTCGTGGGCTGA
- a CDS encoding response regulator gives MAIRKVLLVEDEPVLAENLRAYLETRRCEVRVAHDGASALALAASFGPDILVLDYCLPDMDAFQLLDTLHGRYHGERVLMTGHPSGAICDDAAHRGIVNILLKPFPLADLGRVVCKPQVARRLGGD, from the coding sequence GTGGCGATCAGGAAAGTCTTGCTTGTCGAGGATGAACCGGTCCTGGCGGAAAACCTCAGGGCTTATCTCGAAACGAGGCGCTGCGAGGTGCGCGTCGCCCACGACGGGGCCAGCGCCCTGGCCCTGGCGGCGAGCTTCGGGCCGGACATCCTGGTCCTCGACTACTGTTTGCCGGACATGGACGCCTTCCAGCTGCTCGATACCCTGCACGGCCGCTACCACGGCGAGCGGGTGTTGATGACCGGTCACCCGAGCGGGGCGATCTGCGACGACGCGGCGCACCGCGGCATCGTGAACATCCTGCTCAAGCCCTTTCCGCTGGCCGATCTGGGGCGGGTGGTGTGCAAGCCGCAGGTGGCGCGCCGGCTGGGCGGCGACTAG